The following proteins are co-located in the uncultured Draconibacterium sp. genome:
- a CDS encoding FtsL-like putative cell division protein codes for MAEQAKNTKKRTGMKSFIGGTILTDDRITRQLPFVLFLAFLGILLIANRNWSGSTIREIQVLQEELDELRSESITLSAKLMDASRPSEVAKKVEEAHIGLEEPVKPPQKLIIEVD; via the coding sequence ATGGCAGAACAAGCAAAAAATACAAAAAAACGAACCGGAATGAAGTCGTTTATTGGCGGCACCATTCTTACTGACGATCGTATTACGCGTCAGCTGCCATTTGTTTTGTTTCTGGCCTTTTTGGGGATATTGCTTATTGCCAACCGAAACTGGTCGGGCAGTACAATTCGAGAGATACAAGTTCTGCAGGAAGAACTGGATGAGCTGCGTTCGGAGTCGATTACTTTATCGGCAAAGCTGATGGATGCAAGTCGTCCTTCTGAAGTAGCAAAAAAAGTTGAGGAGGCGCACATTGGTTTGGAAGAGCCTGTAAAACCTCCGCAAAAATTGATAATTGAAGTAGATTAA
- the rsmH gene encoding 16S rRNA (cytosine(1402)-N(4))-methyltransferase RsmH, producing MTEAYHIPVLATESIQALDIKKNHDIVDATFGGGGHSRLILDHLTGGRLFAFDQDEDAAGNAIEDDRLFFIRHNFRYAKNFLRFYGVNQVDSVFADLGVSSHDFDVPERGFSFRFDGKLDMRMNQDAVTDAAKVVNEYSEDQLRNIFRMYGEIKNAGRLVSEIVKYRNSQPIKTTTQLKEIASVCSPKATENKYLAQVFQALRIEVNEEMDVLKEFLEASLDLLKPGGRLVIITYHSLEDRLCKNFMRAGNFEGKVDKDFYGNVTSPFKLINRKVIVPGKEELVANPRSRSAKLRIAEKI from the coding sequence ATGACGGAAGCTTATCACATACCGGTTTTAGCCACGGAAAGTATTCAGGCACTCGATATAAAGAAGAACCATGATATTGTAGATGCAACCTTTGGTGGAGGAGGACACTCCCGGCTTATTCTCGACCATTTAACAGGAGGCAGACTTTTTGCCTTTGATCAGGACGAAGATGCTGCCGGGAATGCCATAGAGGATGACCGGCTTTTTTTTATAAGACATAATTTTCGTTACGCAAAGAATTTCCTGCGCTTTTACGGTGTAAATCAGGTGGATTCTGTTTTTGCAGACCTTGGTGTTTCGTCGCACGATTTTGATGTGCCGGAGCGTGGTTTTTCATTTCGTTTTGATGGAAAACTTGATATGCGCATGAATCAGGATGCAGTGACCGATGCGGCAAAGGTGGTAAACGAATATTCAGAGGATCAGTTGCGAAACATTTTCAGGATGTACGGCGAAATAAAAAATGCCGGTCGATTAGTTTCTGAAATTGTTAAATATAGGAACAGTCAGCCCATTAAAACTACCACACAACTAAAAGAAATTGCTTCGGTTTGCTCGCCAAAGGCAACCGAAAATAAATACCTGGCACAAGTGTTTCAGGCACTTCGGATTGAAGTTAACGAAGAAATGGATGTGTTGAAAGAGTTTCTGGAGGCTTCGCTTGATCTTTTAAAACCGGGTGGGCGCCTGGTGATAATTACTTACCACAGTTTGGAAGACCGCCTGTGTAAAAATTTTATGCGGGCAGGAAATTTCGAAGGCAAAGTGGACAAAGATTTTTACGGGAATGTAACATCGCCGTTTAAACTGATTAACCGAAAAGTAATAGTGCCGGGCAAAGAGGAGTTGGTGGCAAATCCACGTTCGAGAAGTGCAAAACTTAGAATAGCAGAAAAAATCTGA
- a CDS encoding 1-acyl-sn-glycerol-3-phosphate acyltransferase produces MTDENKSEAYKPISIREIFAQKSPRLARLVPGFIYNYFTKILHLDYINHALKDYGHLKGIDFIDKVVEEFNVREFVHNAENIPTSGKYIFASNHPLGGFDSLLLMKNVNEKLGDLKFLANDVLMGIPNLSPVFVPVNKHGGHPREAAKALTDAYNSNNQILIFPSGLASRKIKGKIVDLEWKKHFIQKSVQHKRDIIPVFISGRNSNRFYRIAKLRKFFRIKWNLEMFYLVDETMKHRNTDVHLYFGAPIPYSTFDKTKTYNEWAGWVKEKVYKLQ; encoded by the coding sequence ATGACAGACGAGAATAAAAGCGAGGCCTATAAACCCATTTCCATCAGGGAAATTTTCGCACAAAAAAGCCCACGACTGGCAAGGCTGGTACCTGGTTTTATCTATAATTATTTCACTAAAATATTGCACCTCGACTACATTAACCACGCACTGAAAGACTACGGACATTTGAAAGGAATTGATTTTATCGACAAGGTAGTTGAAGAGTTTAATGTGCGCGAATTTGTTCACAACGCAGAAAACATACCTACTTCGGGGAAGTACATTTTTGCAAGCAATCATCCTTTGGGCGGATTCGACTCGCTGCTTTTAATGAAAAACGTGAACGAAAAACTAGGTGATCTGAAGTTTTTAGCAAACGATGTTTTAATGGGGATTCCGAACCTGAGCCCAGTTTTTGTGCCGGTAAACAAACACGGAGGACATCCACGTGAAGCTGCCAAAGCACTCACCGACGCATACAATTCAAACAATCAGATACTCATATTTCCATCGGGCCTGGCCAGCAGAAAAATAAAAGGAAAGATCGTTGACCTGGAATGGAAAAAACATTTTATCCAGAAATCTGTTCAACACAAAAGAGACATCATTCCGGTATTTATCAGCGGTAGAAATTCGAACCGTTTTTACAGAATTGCCAAGCTGAGAAAATTCTTTCGGATAAAATGGAACCTGGAAATGTTCTATCTCGTTGATGAAACTATGAAACACCGAAACACCGATGTTCATCTTTATTTTGGCGCGCCTATTCCTTACAGTACCTTCGATAAAACAAAAACGTACAACGAATGGGCCGGCTGGGTAAAAGAAAAAGTGTATAAATTACAATAA
- a CDS encoding GNAT family N-acyltransferase yields the protein MKDIIAPVPREEIYAELTPEKLLRKTNKGGNEIYIVTAHNSPAIMHELGRLREITFREAGGGTGKETDIDNYDTQENPYKQLIVWDPDAKEILGGYRYMLCNEAPNDQEGIPLMATSRVFHFSKDFLENYLPYTLELGRSFVQPAYQSSKAGAKALFALDNLWDGLGALTVDHPEIKYFFGKITMYQHFHNEARNLIQYFFSKYFRDKENLCYPKLPVEFDIDIPAMQKLFTGENYKEDYKILVQNVRQFGENIPPLVNAYMNLSPSMKTFGTISNEKFGNVLETGIILTIKDIYDAKVDRHIETYIKGKEEDGEWPEPQ from the coding sequence ATGAAAGATATAATAGCACCTGTACCAAGGGAAGAAATTTACGCAGAGCTTACTCCGGAAAAACTTCTTAGAAAAACCAACAAAGGGGGCAATGAAATTTACATTGTTACAGCCCATAATTCCCCCGCAATTATGCACGAACTGGGCAGGTTAAGGGAAATTACTTTCAGAGAAGCCGGAGGAGGTACCGGTAAAGAAACAGATATCGACAATTACGATACGCAGGAAAATCCGTACAAACAATTAATAGTTTGGGATCCGGATGCAAAAGAAATTCTTGGAGGATATCGCTACATGCTCTGCAACGAGGCTCCCAACGACCAAGAAGGGATTCCATTAATGGCAACATCACGTGTTTTCCATTTTTCGAAAGATTTTTTAGAAAACTACCTGCCCTATACGCTCGAATTAGGTCGTTCATTTGTTCAGCCGGCTTACCAATCGAGCAAAGCAGGAGCAAAAGCGCTTTTTGCACTCGACAATTTGTGGGACGGACTTGGTGCACTTACTGTTGATCATCCCGAGATAAAATATTTTTTCGGAAAGATTACCATGTACCAGCACTTCCATAACGAAGCACGAAATCTGATTCAATATTTCTTCTCAAAATATTTCAGGGACAAGGAAAACCTTTGTTACCCGAAACTACCGGTTGAATTTGACATTGACATACCTGCAATGCAAAAACTATTTACCGGAGAAAACTACAAAGAAGACTACAAAATACTGGTTCAAAATGTACGTCAGTTTGGAGAGAACATTCCTCCGCTGGTAAACGCTTACATGAACTTGTCGCCATCGATGAAAACCTTTGGCACCATTAGCAACGAGAAGTTTGGCAACGTACTTGAAACAGGTATTATTCTAACGATCAAAGACATTTACGACGCAAAAGTTGATCGACACATAGAAACATACATTAAAGGAAAAGAAGAGGACGGAGAGTGGCCGGAACCTCAATAA
- a CDS encoding NUDIX domain-containing protein, which produces MDFYSKYAKTLVAVDSIIFGFNENDVELKLLLLKRNFEPAKGEWSLMGGFLQPDEGLDDAAQRVVLQLTGLDDVYMEQLYAFGEQDRDPGGRIVSISYFSLIKINDYDRTLAKENGARWIPLSEIPELIFDHSEMVEKALRKLRIRARTQPIGFELLPEKFTIPQLQRLYEAIYQTPFDKRNFRRKLLSMQLLEKLDEKEKETSKKGAFYYQFNKEKYEELLQRGFNFEL; this is translated from the coding sequence ATGGATTTTTACTCGAAATACGCAAAAACGCTTGTTGCCGTTGACTCCATAATTTTTGGTTTTAACGAAAATGACGTTGAATTAAAACTGCTTCTGTTAAAAAGAAATTTTGAGCCGGCAAAAGGAGAATGGTCGTTGATGGGTGGTTTTTTACAACCCGACGAAGGCCTGGACGATGCAGCCCAGCGAGTTGTGCTTCAACTTACCGGGCTCGACGATGTGTACATGGAACAATTGTACGCTTTTGGCGAACAAGACCGTGATCCGGGAGGCAGAATCGTTTCCATCTCTTATTTCTCGCTGATTAAAATAAACGATTACGACCGTACTTTGGCAAAAGAAAATGGCGCCCGCTGGATTCCGCTTTCTGAAATTCCGGAGTTAATTTTCGACCACTCGGAAATGGTAGAAAAAGCGCTACGTAAATTGCGCATCAGGGCACGCACACAACCCATTGGTTTTGAATTGCTTCCCGAAAAATTTACCATCCCACAACTTCAGCGACTGTACGAAGCCATTTACCAGACTCCTTTCGATAAACGAAATTTCAGGAGAAAATTACTTTCGATGCAATTGCTCGAAAAACTGGATGAAAAAGAAAAAGAAACCTCAAAAAAAGGTGCATTCTATTACCAGTTTAACAAAGAAAAATACGAAGAACTACTTCAGAGGGGCTTCAATTTTGAGCTTTAA
- a CDS encoding amidophosphoribosyltransferase, with amino-acid sequence MSDQIKHECGIALIRLLKPLSYYQEKYGTWKYGLNKLYLLMEKQHNRGQDGAGLCCVKSDLEPGNPYISRFRSVEPNPIKDIFDKVNKPLKKAKRNDIDINDPEWALKNFPFAGSLYLGHLRYGTFGKNSIDFTHPVMRQNNWKSRNLVLAGNFNLTNTDELFDVLVSLGQHPKAYTDTVTALEKVGHFLDEENQLLFRKYKNEGYNNDEISPLIEKNLDIQNILERASKDWDGGYAMAGLIGHGDAFVVRDPWGIRPAHYYYDDEIVVVASERPVIQTVMDVHVDAVKELGPGEGLIVKNNGKISTEMIRVPHKRKSCSFERIYFSRGSDKTIYRERKELGHLIAPIVLKAVDYDYENTVFSYIPNTAETAFYGMVEGIRSHLVDWKIEQIQQKNGSLSNADIKRILSFEPRVEKIAIKDVKLRTFIADDASRDDLVAHVYDVTYGIIKNEQDTLVIIDDSIVRGTTLQKSILKILDRLHPKKIIVVSSAPQIRYPDCYGIDMARLDKFIAFNAAIELLKDHGLESTIQDVYKKCKEQENLPKEEMVNYVREIYKPFTPEQVSEKIAELLTPEGCRAEVEIVYQTIENLHKACPNDLGDWYFTGNYPTPGGNRVVNGSFINFVEGKDERAY; translated from the coding sequence ATGAGTGACCAGATTAAACATGAGTGTGGTATTGCACTAATTCGGTTGTTAAAACCCCTTTCATACTATCAAGAAAAGTACGGCACGTGGAAATACGGGCTTAACAAGTTGTACCTCCTTATGGAGAAACAACACAACCGCGGGCAGGATGGTGCCGGTCTTTGTTGTGTAAAGAGCGATCTCGAACCCGGGAACCCGTACATTAGCAGATTCCGATCGGTAGAACCAAACCCGATAAAGGATATTTTCGATAAAGTGAACAAGCCATTGAAAAAGGCAAAACGCAACGATATCGACATCAATGATCCGGAATGGGCACTTAAAAACTTCCCTTTTGCCGGATCTTTGTATTTAGGACACCTGCGTTACGGTACTTTCGGAAAAAACAGCATCGATTTTACACATCCGGTTATGCGTCAAAACAACTGGAAATCGAGAAACCTGGTGCTGGCAGGAAACTTTAACCTAACGAATACCGACGAGCTTTTTGATGTTTTGGTGAGTTTGGGACAGCATCCAAAAGCCTACACCGATACTGTAACTGCACTCGAAAAAGTTGGGCATTTCTTAGACGAAGAAAACCAGTTGCTTTTTAGAAAATACAAAAACGAAGGATACAATAACGACGAGATTTCTCCGCTGATTGAAAAAAACCTGGACATTCAGAATATCCTCGAACGTGCTTCGAAAGATTGGGATGGTGGTTATGCCATGGCCGGTTTAATCGGGCACGGCGATGCTTTTGTGGTTCGCGACCCATGGGGAATTCGTCCGGCACATTATTATTACGACGACGAAATTGTAGTAGTTGCTTCCGAACGTCCGGTTATCCAGACGGTTATGGATGTTCATGTTGATGCCGTAAAAGAACTCGGACCGGGTGAAGGGCTGATTGTAAAAAACAATGGCAAGATAAGCACCGAAATGATTCGTGTTCCGCACAAAAGAAAATCGTGTTCGTTTGAACGTATTTATTTCTCGCGCGGAAGTGACAAAACCATTTACAGAGAACGGAAAGAACTGGGACATTTAATCGCACCAATTGTTTTAAAAGCCGTTGATTACGATTACGAGAACACTGTGTTTTCGTACATTCCAAATACCGCCGAAACTGCTTTCTACGGAATGGTTGAGGGAATACGGAGCCATTTGGTAGATTGGAAAATTGAACAGATTCAGCAAAAGAACGGATCGTTGTCGAACGCCGATATAAAACGAATTTTGTCGTTTGAACCACGTGTCGAAAAAATTGCAATTAAAGATGTTAAGCTGCGTACTTTTATTGCCGACGATGCAAGTCGCGACGATCTGGTTGCGCACGTTTACGATGTAACTTACGGTATAATCAAAAACGAACAGGATACTTTGGTAATTATCGACGATTCAATTGTTCGTGGTACAACCTTGCAGAAGAGTATTCTAAAAATACTGGATCGTTTGCATCCGAAAAAAATCATTGTGGTTTCATCGGCACCGCAAATTCGCTACCCCGACTGTTATGGAATCGATATGGCTCGTTTGGATAAATTTATTGCGTTTAATGCGGCAATCGAATTGTTAAAAGACCATGGTTTGGAGTCGACTATTCAGGATGTTTACAAAAAGTGTAAAGAGCAGGAAAACCTTCCGAAAGAAGAAATGGTAAATTATGTGCGCGAAATTTACAAGCCATTTACTCCGGAACAGGTTTCTGAAAAAATTGCTGAATTGTTAACGCCGGAAGGTTGCAGAGCAGAAGTGGAAATTGTATACCAAACCATCGAGAATTTGCACAAAGCTTGTCCGAATGATTTAGGTGACTGGTATTTTACCGGAAATTATCCAACGCCTGGAGGAAATCGTGTGGTGAACGGATCGTTCATTAACTTTGTTGAAGGCAAAGACGAAAGAGCGTATTAG
- a CDS encoding SPOR domain-containing protein encodes MRILFLFLISVFSCQFIAAQESFQEELTADSTRIALMDNLDVSRDPRLDKMLKWHIEKNEKREGIDGFRVEIFFSSRSDAKEEALAIKTDFLSDYPNQAVHIKFVAPNFRVRVGDFRTKNEAWRLYKQIQRDYPAAFIVPDVIDFPLLKQNQNE; translated from the coding sequence ATGAGGATTCTTTTTTTGTTTTTAATAAGTGTTTTTAGTTGCCAGTTTATTGCGGCTCAGGAAAGTTTTCAGGAAGAACTTACCGCTGATTCAACACGAATTGCCCTGATGGATAATTTGGATGTTAGCCGGGACCCGCGTTTGGATAAAATGCTAAAATGGCACATCGAAAAAAACGAAAAAAGAGAGGGGATAGATGGCTTTCGGGTCGAAATATTTTTTAGCTCGAGATCAGACGCCAAAGAAGAAGCCCTTGCTATTAAAACCGATTTTTTATCGGACTACCCTAATCAAGCTGTTCATATTAAATTTGTTGCACCTAACTTCAGGGTTCGTGTTGGCGACTTCCGAACCAAAAATGAAGCCTGGAGACTGTACAAGCAAATTCAGCGCGACTATCCGGCAGCCTTTATTGTTCCAGATGTTATCGATTTTCCATTGCTGAAACAAAATCAAAATGAGTGA
- a CDS encoding carboxymuconolactone decarboxylase family protein, protein MGNLVEEFNAYRAKMNEKILGSDNKVIKRIYGLDTLTYMEGALSSKIKEMLGLATSMVLRCDDCVKYHLEKCYEQGVTTEELFEVFSVANVVGGTICIPHTRRAVEYWEELNNSPI, encoded by the coding sequence ATGGGAAATTTGGTTGAAGAATTTAATGCCTACCGGGCAAAAATGAACGAAAAAATACTTGGCTCCGACAATAAAGTTATAAAACGTATTTACGGACTCGATACCTTAACTTATATGGAAGGTGCTTTAAGCTCGAAAATAAAGGAAATGCTTGGCCTGGCCACATCAATGGTTTTGCGCTGCGACGACTGTGTAAAATACCATCTTGAAAAATGTTACGAGCAGGGAGTTACTACTGAAGAACTGTTTGAAGTGTTTAGTGTAGCCAATGTAGTTGGCGGCACCATTTGTATTCCACACACCCGACGTGCCGTTGAATACTGGGAAGAATTAAACAATTCGCCTATTTAA
- a CDS encoding NifB/NifX family molybdenum-iron cluster-binding protein translates to MSKVYAITSTGKTEKSFLDLRFGKCEFVVLFDVEKNQYSIEENPFIGENHSGVKLVEFLKERGVNTIITGEVGPMVSALLEKEKLQLVLLAEERIKVEEVMDRIGI, encoded by the coding sequence ATGAGTAAAGTTTACGCCATAACCTCCACAGGAAAAACCGAAAAATCGTTTTTAGACTTACGCTTTGGCAAATGCGAGTTTGTAGTGTTGTTTGACGTTGAAAAAAACCAGTATTCTATTGAAGAAAATCCGTTTATCGGAGAAAATCACAGTGGAGTAAAATTGGTTGAGTTTTTAAAAGAACGAGGTGTAAACACCATTATTACAGGCGAAGTGGGCCCCATGGTAAGTGCTCTTTTAGAAAAAGAAAAGCTGCAACTGGTGCTATTGGCCGAAGAACGAATTAAAGTTGAAGAGGTAATGGACCGAATCGGGATTTAA
- the yjjX gene encoding inosine/xanthosine triphosphatase: protein MKVYVASKNPVKIEATRRGFSAYFSEMDLLGISVESGVSDQPSSDEETYMGARNRAEGARFHQPIADYWVGIEGGIEEREDGISAFAWIVIIDKYKTGESRTTSFQLPAKVVELLHQGYELGLANDILFKKENSKQKSGAVGILTHDTVTRTELYKQAVQLALIPFLNAGWY from the coding sequence ATGAAAGTATACGTGGCATCAAAAAATCCGGTAAAGATTGAAGCAACACGCCGGGGATTTTCAGCTTATTTTTCTGAAATGGATTTGCTTGGAATTTCAGTAGAGTCAGGAGTTTCTGATCAGCCTTCCAGCGACGAGGAAACATATATGGGTGCCAGAAATCGTGCTGAGGGTGCGCGTTTTCATCAGCCCATTGCCGATTATTGGGTTGGAATTGAAGGAGGAATTGAAGAGCGAGAAGACGGAATTTCCGCCTTTGCATGGATTGTGATAATCGATAAGTACAAAACGGGCGAATCGAGAACAACAAGTTTTCAGCTTCCTGCAAAAGTGGTGGAATTATTACATCAGGGGTATGAGTTGGGACTAGCCAACGATATTTTGTTTAAAAAGGAAAACTCAAAGCAAAAATCGGGAGCGGTAGGCATTTTAACCCATGATACGGTAACCCGAACTGAACTCTACAAACAGGCAGTTCAGCTGGCTTTAATTCCTTTTTTAAATGCGGGGTGGTATTAA
- a CDS encoding GNAT family N-acetyltransferase — protein sequence MKVRPATMEDHQNLVDFQLAMASETEGIELDRITVERGVKAVLSDEMKGKYYVAEINGQVVSSLLTTFEWSDWRNGTVLWIQSVYVLPENRRKGVYREMYLYIKSLVLNADNLNGIRLYADQSNYPAQKTYKNLGMNKDHYVMFEWMK from the coding sequence ATGAAAGTACGACCGGCAACCATGGAAGATCACCAAAACCTGGTAGACTTCCAGTTGGCCATGGCCAGCGAAACAGAAGGGATTGAACTCGACCGCATTACGGTAGAAAGAGGTGTAAAGGCAGTTTTATCAGACGAGATGAAAGGAAAATACTACGTTGCCGAAATAAACGGGCAGGTAGTAAGTTCGTTGCTAACCACTTTTGAGTGGAGCGACTGGCGCAACGGAACCGTTCTGTGGATTCAATCGGTTTATGTTTTGCCCGAAAACAGAAGAAAAGGAGTGTATCGCGAAATGTACTTGTACATTAAAAGTCTGGTACTTAACGCCGACAATTTAAACGGAATTCGCTTGTATGCCGACCAGTCGAATTATCCGGCACAAAAAACATATAAAAACCTTGGTATGAACAAGGACCATTATGTAATGTTTGAATGGATGAAGTAA
- a CDS encoding ATP-binding protein, producing the protein MSRHLYKKIEEGEHQQQDFKYCINDSKKIAKSLVAFANTDGGRLLIGVKDNGKIAGISSDEEFYMIEAAAKIYSNPKINFTTTQWQVEGKTVLEIGVEPSREKPHFAKDESGKWLAYIRIDDENFLAHKIQIEVWKKQNSPKGIYFTYSDTERKLIDFLQQNASVSFSKFMRIAQISRKEAEDVLSNFIIMEIIKIDTGSDGTFFYLNENFDKNELDKFS; encoded by the coding sequence ATGAGCAGACATTTATACAAGAAAATAGAAGAAGGCGAACACCAGCAGCAGGATTTTAAATACTGCATAAACGATTCGAAAAAAATTGCAAAATCGTTGGTAGCCTTTGCCAATACCGACGGAGGCAGGTTATTGATTGGGGTAAAAGACAATGGAAAGATTGCCGGGATAAGCAGCGACGAAGAGTTTTACATGATTGAAGCCGCAGCGAAAATTTACAGCAATCCAAAAATTAATTTTACCACTACCCAATGGCAGGTTGAAGGAAAAACCGTACTCGAAATTGGCGTTGAACCCAGCAGAGAAAAACCTCATTTTGCAAAAGACGAATCGGGGAAATGGCTGGCATACATCAGAATCGACGACGAGAATTTTCTGGCGCATAAAATTCAGATTGAAGTTTGGAAGAAACAGAACAGCCCAAAAGGAATCTATTTTACCTACTCCGACACAGAACGAAAACTCATTGATTTTCTGCAACAAAATGCCTCGGTTTCGTTTTCTAAATTTATGCGTATTGCACAAATATCAAGAAAAGAAGCCGAAGATGTTTTAAGCAATTTTATCATCATGGAGATTATAAAAATAGATACCGGAAGCGACGGAACATTCTTCTATTTAAACGAAAACTTCGACAAAAACGAGCTGGACAAATTCAGTTAA
- a CDS encoding alkaline phosphatase codes for MLKNLFILFILAGMAFTSFAQDAYLTADSEDTEKTYNGGESYKVKTFPQKFKSDKPKNIIFLIGDGMGVAQVFSGLTANQGKLFLENCKHIGFSKTQSADDYITDSAAGGTALSCGIKTYNGAIGVNTDTLAVKTILEEAEEKGLATGLVSSSAITHATPASFIAHQKNRGMYEEIAADFLNTDIDVFIGGGIQHFTKRADGKNLLVDFAKKGYQVESDIDKIKKVKKGKLVGLTADVHTARIAERGDMLPVATETALRILDNNSGDKGFFAMIEGSQIDWGGHANSTVYIVEEMLDFDQAIGKALAFAAKDGETLVVVTADHETGGMAIIGGDMSSGMVKGAYPTAGHSAVMVPVFSYGPGAEEFMGIMDNTEIHKKMKKLLLDN; via the coding sequence ATGTTAAAAAACTTATTTATACTATTTATTTTGGCGGGCATGGCATTTACAAGCTTCGCGCAGGATGCGTATTTAACTGCCGACTCTGAAGACACAGAAAAAACCTACAACGGCGGAGAAAGCTATAAAGTAAAAACCTTTCCGCAAAAATTTAAAAGTGACAAACCCAAAAACATCATTTTCCTGATTGGAGACGGAATGGGTGTTGCCCAGGTTTTTTCGGGTTTAACTGCCAATCAGGGCAAACTTTTTCTTGAAAATTGCAAGCACATTGGTTTTTCCAAAACACAATCGGCCGACGATTACATAACCGACTCGGCAGCTGGCGGTACTGCACTTTCGTGTGGAATAAAAACCTACAACGGAGCAATTGGGGTTAATACCGATACCCTTGCCGTAAAAACCATTTTAGAGGAAGCAGAAGAAAAAGGGCTGGCTACCGGACTGGTTTCCAGCTCGGCCATTACACATGCCACACCTGCATCGTTTATTGCACATCAAAAAAACCGGGGCATGTACGAAGAAATTGCCGCCGATTTTTTAAACACCGACATTGACGTTTTTATTGGTGGCGGAATACAGCATTTTACAAAACGTGCCGACGGCAAAAACCTACTGGTTGATTTTGCTAAAAAAGGCTACCAGGTTGAGTCAGACATTGATAAAATTAAAAAGGTTAAAAAAGGCAAACTGGTTGGTTTAACTGCCGATGTACACACAGCACGTATAGCCGAACGCGGCGATATGCTTCCTGTTGCAACCGAAACTGCCCTGCGCATTTTAGACAACAACAGCGGCGACAAAGGTTTTTTTGCGATGATTGAAGGTTCGCAAATTGATTGGGGAGGCCATGCAAACAGCACGGTTTATATTGTAGAAGAAATGCTTGATTTTGACCAGGCAATTGGGAAAGCACTGGCTTTTGCTGCTAAAGATGGCGAAACATTGGTTGTAGTTACTGCCGATCATGAAACAGGTGGAATGGCCATTATTGGAGGCGACATGTCGAGCGGAATGGTAAAAGGAGCTTATCCAACAGCCGGACACTCTGCAGTTATGGTTCCTGTATTCTCGTATGGTCCGGGAGCAGAAGAATTTATGGGTATTATGGATAATACTGAGATACATAAAAAAATGAAAAAACTACTGCTAGACAACTAG